Proteins encoded within one genomic window of Spirochaeta cellobiosiphila DSM 17781:
- a CDS encoding MotA/TolQ/ExbB proton channel family protein: MSLFSLIQKGGVINYVLVALLFLASVIVLERILFFIITSYNRKHITMEGTQLNKRSQAKQIMNQYHISKYLPQKQYNASLDKANALLIDKMEQGLWILSCIMTIAPSLGLLGTVTGLIKAFQQMANAGASVDIGQLSGGIWEAMLTTAFGLVVAIPSLVCLRIFKKIITDRTLDMQIAILTLEESNATE; the protein is encoded by the coding sequence ATGTCATTATTTTCATTAATTCAGAAGGGCGGAGTCATTAACTATGTTTTGGTTGCCCTTCTCTTTTTGGCATCAGTTATCGTCCTGGAACGCATCCTGTTTTTTATTATTACCAGTTATAATCGTAAACATATCACCATGGAGGGAACCCAATTAAACAAAAGATCTCAAGCAAAACAGATCATGAACCAATACCATATTAGCAAATATTTACCTCAGAAGCAGTATAATGCTTCACTGGATAAAGCCAATGCCCTTCTAATTGATAAAATGGAGCAGGGCTTATGGATATTATCCTGTATCATGACCATTGCTCCTTCACTTGGATTATTAGGAACCGTTACAGGTCTAATCAAAGCCTTCCAGCAAATGGCCAATGCAGGGGCTTCGGTCGATATTGGACAGTTATCTGGAGGAATATGGGAGGCAATGTTGACCACAGCTTTTGGGCTAGTTGTGGCGATTCCCTCTCTGGTATGTTTACGGATATTCAAAAAGATCATCACAGATAGAACTTTAGATATGCAAATAGCGATTTTAACCTTGGAAGAATCGAATGCCACTGAATAA
- a CDS encoding ExbD/TolR family protein: MPLNKIKAYHQSEEDINIMPLIDVIFILLIFFMIASEFNKSILPMDLPQATTGEQQKTHISLSVGEDGRIAVDDQIVELEEISPIISTWVASTPEGTISIASDEQVDFGMFVKVLDEIRKGGGEKIGIQYESSGP, from the coding sequence ATGCCACTGAATAAAATCAAGGCCTATCATCAATCTGAAGAGGATATCAATATCATGCCCCTTATTGATGTCATCTTTATCTTACTTATCTTCTTCATGATTGCCTCTGAATTTAACAAGTCTATATTGCCTATGGACTTACCTCAGGCAACCACAGGAGAACAACAAAAGACTCACATTAGCCTATCCGTTGGGGAAGATGGTAGAATCGCCGTTGATGACCAAATCGTGGAATTAGAGGAAATCAGCCCTATCATATCAACATGGGTGGCTAGTACACCTGAAGGAACTATTAGCATCGCCAGTGATGAACAGGTTGATTTTGGGATGTTTGTCAAAGTCCTGGATGAAATACGTAAGGGCGGCGGGGAGAAAATAGGAATTCAATATGAATCGTCTGGTCCTTAG
- a CDS encoding energy transducer TonB, protein MNRLVLSITVNAVLWGGAFFFAPDKTVDKFVPSSMDKKVTEVSLVIPPKAPEPIRTKPQPEPPIPKELPKPEPVKEEAPIIEEVLPQKEDPITEPEPEPQVSPAFVNYQNMVLTEVGRNKLYPKAAQRRNQTGKVKIRLVINAKGKLAQCLVLESSGYPLLDKGAMVSAKRAAPFPPPYTENGEFTLEFYIEYQLS, encoded by the coding sequence ATGAATCGTCTGGTCCTTAGTATTACTGTAAATGCTGTTCTATGGGGAGGAGCCTTCTTCTTTGCCCCAGATAAGACTGTGGATAAATTTGTTCCCAGCTCTATGGATAAAAAGGTTACAGAAGTAAGTCTAGTGATTCCTCCCAAAGCACCTGAACCTATTAGAACAAAACCTCAACCAGAGCCCCCTATTCCTAAAGAGCTTCCTAAACCAGAACCGGTTAAAGAGGAAGCTCCTATCATTGAGGAAGTCCTCCCCCAGAAGGAGGATCCCATTACAGAGCCGGAGCCAGAACCTCAAGTATCACCAGCTTTTGTGAATTATCAGAATATGGTTCTCACTGAGGTAGGACGTAATAAACTCTACCCGAAGGCAGCCCAACGGCGTAATCAAACAGGGAAAGTAAAGATTCGTCTGGTAATCAACGCCAAAGGGAAGTTAGCCCAATGCCTCGTCCTTGAATCATCAGGTTATCCCTTGTTAGATAAAGGGGCTATGGTCAGTGCCAAAAGGGCGGCACCCTTTCCTCCTCCCTATACAGAGAATGGTGAGTTTACCCTAGAATTTTATATTGAATATCAGCTCTCGTAG